Genomic segment of Umezawaea sp. Da 62-37:
TGACGTAGTCCGCGGCCAGCACCTGGTGGGCGTTCTCGCGGCCCGCGAAGAAGTCGAACGGCGGCGTGTACTTGCGGCCGACCAGGTCGGAACCCTTGACCCGCGCGACGACCGGCGGCTCCTCCCCCAGCTCGCGGGCGTACGCGGCCACGCGGGCCTCGGCGAGCAGGTAGCGCTCGCCGTTGGCCTCGACGGTCACGTAGTCCACGTCCGGGTGCACCGCGGCGGCCAGGTTGCTCGGCAGCGTCCACGGGGTCGTCGTCCAGATCAGCGCCAGCTCGCCGGTCTCCAGGCGCAGGCCCACGGTCACGGCCGGGTCCTGCCGGTCGCGGTAGACGTCGTCCATCTTGGTCTCGGTGTTGGACAGCGTCGTCTCGCACCGCCAGCAGTACCAGAGCACCCGGAAGCCCTCGTAGATCAAGCCCTTGTCGTACAGGGACTTGAAGGCCCACATGACGCTTTCCATGTAGTCCAGGTCGAGGGTCTTGTAGTCGTTGTCGAAGTCGACCCACCGGGCCTGGCGGGTCACGTAGTCGCGCCACTGGTCGGTGTACTGGAGCACGGACGTGCGGCAGGCGTCGTTGAACTCGGCGACGCCCATCGCCTCGATCTCGCTCTTGTGCGTGATCCCGAGCTGCTTCTCGGTCTCGATCTCGGCGGGCATGCCGTGCGTGTCCCAGCCGAACCGGCGCTCGACGTGCTTGCCGCGCATCGTCCGGTAGCGCGGGACGACGTCCTTGGCGTAACCGGTCAGCAGGTGCCCGTAGTGCGGGAGGCCGTTCGCGAAGGGCGGGCCGTCGTAGAAGACGAACTCGTTCGCGCCGTTGTCACCCGCCGGGCGCAGGTCGACGCTCGCCTGGAACGTGCCGTCGGCCTTCCAGTAGTCGAGGACCTGCTCCTCGACCTTCGGGAAGGACGGCTGGGACGGGACTGAACCCTCGCCCGCCTTGGGGTAGGCCATCGTGCAACTCCTCGCGGTCGTCCGGCTCACGGGGACGACGCGCCGGACAGGCGCACCGCGGTACCACCCCGCTTGCCGGCGCTCGCGCGACGGCCACTCGAAAACGGCTGTGACGGGCCGCACCCGTCCGGTTCTACTGGGGCCGTGAACGGCCTGTTCTTCCGGAGGCTCCCCGGTGATGGCCGGATCGTCGCCTTGGGTGAAGCGTAACGCCTGGGGACAAGCGTTTTGTTCCGGGTGGGTGGGGGTGGGCTTGTCGCTCAACACCGGGTGGAGGTGGCTGCCGTGCGTTGAAACCGGGTGAGGGTGGACTCGTCCCTCAACACCGGACGGGGTGTGGTTGTCCCTCGAAACAGGCCATCGGTGCCCGCCGTTCTCCGGGTGCGGCCGGCTTGACCTGGGGTCCCTTTTTCGACCCTCGGCGGTCTAGAAGGGCAGGTGGTGGAGCTCCTGCCCGCCGCCGAAAGTGCAGGGCCGAAAACCCCAAGTCAAGCCGGCCGCACAAGGTGCGGGCGCGCTCGGTTCGTCGTGCTTCGCGGGCCGGGGTGGTCGCGGGCCGGCTTGTTCGTGGATTCGGTGAACCCATCCGGCCTCGGGTTCGTGTTCATCTACGAACACGCGGAAGGGCGGTGGGCCTACGAGGGAGTTACGGCCGCGCGGAGGTGCGGTGGGCCTCGGCGAGGGTGTTGTCGGGGTGGCAGGTGGCGCAGGGGGTGAAGCCGAGTTGGCGGGCTTCGTCGATGGGTAGCGCGAGGGTGGTGCGGGAAGCCAGCCAGGTGCAGGTGGTGAGGTGGTACCTGGGGCGTTCGTCGAGCACGTGGACCTCGGTGGTGAGGTCGGTGACGATGAGGAGGTCGGCCGCGTCGGTGTCCTCTTCGGGCGGCTCGATGCCCTGATCGGGCGAAATGGGGGTGTCGGTACCCCCCTGGTCCTGCTTGTCTTGATCATCGGGGCTAGCCTGGTGATCAAGATCGGGAGTGGTCGCGCCGACTGCCGTGGTGCGGACAGCCGTCGGAGCGGCCGGTTGGTCGTCGGTCGAGCGGCGGCGGAGCCACCAGTCGAGCACGAGGACGAACGCGGCCGCTCCACTCGCTCCCACGGACAGCCACGCCCAGACGTGCTGGGACGTGGTGAGCGCGGGGACGAGCAACCCGAGGGCTGCCAGCACCAGCAGTAGAACGATGTAGAGCACGTCCCGCACCTTAGTTCAGCGCGGCACGTCGAACGTGGATCAGCCCGCCTCGGCGCGCGCTCCGAACGAGTAGCCCTGCTGGCCACCGGCCCGACCGTCGGACGGTGCGGCGGGGCCGCGGTCCTGGAGGTCGCGCAGGGAGGACTCCAGCATGGTCTTGAGCCTCGTGCGGTACTCGCGCTCGAACGTCTGCAGCTTGTCGATCTGCTTCTCCAGCGCGTTCTTCTCCGACGTGATGTTGCCCATCACCTCGGCGTGCTTGCGCTGGGCGTCCCGGTCAAGCGCACTGGCCTTCTCACGGGCCTGGCGCTCCAGCGTCTCCGAACGCGTTCGGGCGTCGTTCAGCATGGTCTCGGCACGCGTGCGCGCCTCGTTGACCATGGTGTCCGCCTTGGTCCGCGCCTCGGACAGCAGCTGCTCGGACTTGGTCCGGGCCTCCGACAGCATGCCGTCGGCTTCGGCCTTCGCCTCTCCGGTCAGCCGGTCCGCCATCTCCTGGGCGAGACCGAGGACCTTCGCCGCCTGGACGTGGTGGTCACCACCACCGCCAGGGGATGTCTGCTCCATCGAGGGGGGCGGTACCGGCGCAAGGCGTCGGGGCTCCTCCACGACACGGGTCGGGCCGACGGGACCGGCCGCGATCTTGGCTCGGGCGTCGTCGAGGTCGGCTCGCGCAGTCTCGACCTGCTGGTCGAGCTGTTCGACCTGCTGGCGGAGCTCGTTGTTCTCCTCGATCAGGCGGGCGAGCTCGCCCTCAACCAGGTCGAGGAACGCGTCCACCTCGTCCTCGTTGTAGCCCCGCTTGCCAATCGGTGGCTTGCTGAATGCAACATTGTGCACGTCAGCGGGGGTCAACGGCATCAGATCACCTCACGCACTCCTGGGCTGTTGGCATCCCTGGTCCCCGTCACCTGGGATCTGCCGTTCGCATCAGAATGATAACGAGCAGCAACAGCACAATAATGGACAAGTCCAGCCCGATGCCCCCGATCCGCACCGTCGGTATGACCCGGCGGAACAAGCGGATCGGTGGATCGGTCACTGTGTACACGGTCTCCAGGGCTACCGCGACCCCTCCAGCCGGACGCCACTCCCTGGCGAACGACCGGACGAGCTCGACCACGACTCGCGCCGTGAGCAGCAGCCAGAACGAGAACAGCAGGTAGTACAGCACGAACAGGAGGGCTTCCACCCCCCAACTGTGCCACCACTCAGGTGAGACTTCCGAACCCACCCTCGGCGAGACGCCTGCGGTCCTCCGCGGTGACGTCGATGTTCGGCGGTGAGAGAAGGAACACCTTGTTGGTGACCTTGTCCATCGAGCCCCGCATCGCGAAGACGAGGCCCGCCGCGAAGTCCACGAGCCTCTTCGCGTCCGCGTCGTCCATCTCGGTGAGGTTCATGATCACCGGGGTGCCGTCGCGGTAGTTCTCGCCGATGGTCCGCGCCTCGTTGTAGCTGCGCAGGTTCAGCGTCATGATGCGCCCCAAGGGGTGGCCCGCTTGCTCTACCGCAGGCCGGGGCCTGCTGATCGGCTCGCGCACCGGCTCGACAGCCAGTGCACCGTGGACGGGGGCGTCGGTGTTCCAGCTGCGACGAGTGGTCCGCGAGCGGGTCTCCGGCTCGAAGTCCTCGGACTCCTCGGGCTCCGACCGGTACTCCGACCTCGTGCCGCTGAACACACGACGACGACCCCCGCGCTCAGGGTACGGGTCGTACTCCTCGGCTTCCGCGCCGTACTCGGACCGGTAGTCCGCCTGGTAGCGGCCCCGCTCGTCCTCGTACGCCCCAGGGTCGTCCGCGTATTCGGCGGGCACCATCCCGAAGTAGGCCTTCAGCTTGTGAAATCCGCTCATTGCCAGGGACCCTTCCTCCGCGACACCCACCAGCAAGGACGGTGCGGCCACCCCTGAGGTTCCATACAGTTACGGCGAGGCTAGCGTTCGGCCTCCCAGCAGCGCCGTTCCGACACGCACGCAGGTCGAACCGCGCGCTATCGCATCTTCCAGGTCCCCGCTCATCCCCGCTGAAACAACAGTCGCAGCGGGATGATCACGGCGCAAGCGGGATACCACCGCTTGGAGCACGGAAAACGCCTCCAGGGGGTTCATCTCCAACGGTGCGACAGCCATCACACCCCGGAGATCGAGTTCACCCGATCGTGCTACATGCTCGGCCAGCGCCGCCACGTCGTCCACCGGACACCCGCCACGGGCCGGATCGCCGTCGACGCTCACCTGGATC
This window contains:
- a CDS encoding DivIVA domain-containing protein, coding for MPLTPADVHNVAFSKPPIGKRGYNEDEVDAFLDLVEGELARLIEENNELRQQVEQLDQQVETARADLDDARAKIAAGPVGPTRVVEEPRRLAPVPPPSMEQTSPGGGGDHHVQAAKVLGLAQEMADRLTGEAKAEADGMLSEARTKSEQLLSEARTKADTMVNEARTRAETMLNDARTRSETLERQAREKASALDRDAQRKHAEVMGNITSEKNALEKQIDKLQTFEREYRTRLKTMLESSLRDLQDRGPAAPSDGRAGGQQGYSFGARAEAG
- a CDS encoding YggT family protein, which encodes MEALLFVLYYLLFSFWLLLTARVVVELVRSFAREWRPAGGVAVALETVYTVTDPPIRLFRRVIPTVRIGGIGLDLSIIVLLLLVIILMRTADPR
- a CDS encoding cell division protein SepF translates to MSGFHKLKAYFGMVPAEYADDPGAYEDERGRYQADYRSEYGAEAEEYDPYPERGGRRRVFSGTRSEYRSEPEESEDFEPETRSRTTRRSWNTDAPVHGALAVEPVREPISRPRPAVEQAGHPLGRIMTLNLRSYNEARTIGENYRDGTPVIMNLTEMDDADAKRLVDFAAGLVFAMRGSMDKVTNKVFLLSPPNIDVTAEDRRRLAEGGFGSLT